From a single Phacochoerus africanus isolate WHEZ1 chromosome 11, ROS_Pafr_v1, whole genome shotgun sequence genomic region:
- the RPL27A gene encoding 60S ribosomal protein L27a, translating to MPSRLRKTRKLRGHVSHGHGRIGKHRKHPGGRGNAGGMHHHRINFDKYHPGYFGKVGMRHYHLKRNQSFCPTVNLDKLWTLVSEQTRINAAKNKTGAAPIIDVVRSGYYKVLGKGKLPKQPVIVKAKFFSRRAEEKIKGVGGACVLVA from the exons ATG CCGTCCAGACTAAGGAAGACCCGGAAACTCCGCGGCCACGTGAGCCACGGCCACGGCCGCATCG GCAAACACCGGAAGCACCCAGGAGGCCGGGGCAACGCGGGTGGCATGCATCACCACAGGATCAACTTCGACAAATA TCACCCGGGATACTTTGGGAAAGTTGGTATGAGGCATTACCACTTAAAGAGGAACCAGAGCTTCTGCCCAACTGTCAACCTCGATAAATTGTGGACCTTGGTCAGTGAGCAGACACGGATAAATGCTGCCAAGAACAAGACCGGAGCTGCTCCTATCATTGACGTGGTGCGATCG GGTTACTACAAAGTTCTGGGGAAGGGAAAGCTCCCAAAGCAGCCTGTCATCGTGAAGGCCAAATTTTTCAGCAGACGAGCTGAAGAGAAGATTAAGGGTGTTGGGGGGGCCTGTGTCCTGGTAGCTTGA